The Methanofastidiosum sp. genome contains the following window.
TAACTACTGGAGTTTCAGCCATTCCTGCCAAGCTTACTCCTTCCTCCATTAAAGCAAATCCTCCTCCGGATGTTGTAGTCATCCCTCTTCCACCGGCATACCAAGCTCCAATGGCCATATTAATGGCACTTAGCTCGTCTTCTGATTGTTCAGCAATTACTTCAAATTCTTTTGAGTATGTAGACATAAAAGAAAGAATTCCTGTAGCAGGCGACATTGGATACCCAGAAATAAAGTTGCATCCTCCAGCGAGAGCCCCAAGTGCAACTGCATCTTTGCCTGAAATTAGTATATCTTTACTTACATCTCTTGATATCTCCCTACTTGTTTTCACTTTTATAGTGATCCCAGATTCCATTATCTTTTTGGCCAACTCAAATCCTTCGCTTGCAGCTTCAAGGTTTTTGTTTATTATCGACTCCCCTTTTTTTTCAAAAAATTTTGTAATAAAATTTTGGAACTCATATTCTGAAACATTTAGCATTCCACATATTACACCTGCAGTAACAGTATTACTATAAACACTACTCCCTATTTTCTTTGTAATTTTTGAAAGAGGTATATCAATGATTTTATTGATATCTCCTATAATCTCTTTATCTCCAAATATTAGTGTATCCTCTGAGATCTTATCTTTCAAATGATCTATGGATTTGTTACTTAAAGCGAATAGTAAATCGATTCTATCAACATAAGCCCTAATAGGTTTTTGGGACACTCTAATCTCCGTAGAGTTTGAGCCCCCCCTAACCCTTGACATATATTCCTTTACGGCAAATATGTCGTATCCTGAATCCTTAAGTATTTTTGTTAATATATCTTCTGTAGTTTCTATACCTTGTCCTGCTTCGCCACAAAGAACAATAGAAATATCGTCCATTTGCTATCCTCCTATTTTTAAAACTCTAAAAGTCTTGATATAGTATTATGATATTTTCCTATCTTCTAACATTTATAATTATTGTTTATATATAAGTTTACTTGGTAATTTTATTGAGATTTTTTCAGCATTTCTAATAGTTTGTAGAATATTTTAAAATAGAGAATAAATTTTTCAATCTATATACTTTTAATCATGATAACTATTCATAAAAACAAATTTATCTACTGTCAATCGTTCAGGTCTTTCTTTTTCAACTTCTTTCTGATTTTCATTCATCAGTGGGGTCATCTGTGAAGAATGTTTTCCTACAATAACAAGAGTAATAACATTCATCTCATCAGGTATTCCCAGAATCTCCCTAGTTTTCTTAGGGCTATACCCAGCTATTGGATGGGCAACTAATCCAAGTTCAGTTGCTCTTAAAATAATGAAAGCAGTTGCCATTCCAGTGTCGAATAAATAATACTCTCTATCTTTTATTAAACAATCATTTTCTTTTTTAGAAAATACAACTATTATCATTGAGGCAGCTCTTGCCCAGTCGTTATCCATTGAAAGGGCGGAGTGCATGTTTTTTAGAACTGTAGGATCTGTAACAAATACGTATCTCCATGGCTGATTATTAAAACACGAAGGGGAAAATCTTGCACTTTCTGCTAGAGATTTAATAATCTCTGGAGTTATTTCTACTGGTTCTAAGG
Protein-coding sequences here:
- a CDS encoding 2-oxoacid:acceptor oxidoreductase subunit alpha; translation: MDDISIVLCGEAGQGIETTEDILTKILKDSGYDIFAVKEYMSRVRGGSNSTEIRVSQKPIRAYVDRIDLLFALSNKSIDHLKDKISEDTLIFGDKEIIGDINKIIDIPLSKITKKIGSSVYSNTVTAGVICGMLNVSEYEFQNFITKFFEKKGESIINKNLEAASEGFELAKKIMESGITIKVKTSREISRDVSKDILISGKDAVALGALAGGCNFISGYPMSPATGILSFMSTYSKEFEVIAEQSEDELSAINMAIGAWYAGGRGMTTTSGGGFALMEEGVSLAGMAETPVVIHIGQRPGPATGLPTRTEQGDLDLALYAGHGDFARIILSPGSIEDCFHLSKYAFSFADKYQIPVFILTDQYLLDCQYNIPSLDHKRYGIKKYVVQTKEDYKRYQFTKTGVSPRGIPGFGEGLVIQTGNEHDEIGHTTENAILRKKMVEKRFNEKLNQIKNEVIYPELLGGKAYKYLLIGWGSTRNIVEESLKQLREPKLGFLYFKQVYPLPREIMGYLINAKKVIAIENNASGQFANLIKLETGFEIKNKILKYDGRPFSVEEVTRRIKDILEE
- a CDS encoding nitroreductase family protein, with the protein product MDVNKAIFERRAYRSLEPVEITPEIIKSLAESARFSPSCFNNQPWRYVFVTDPTVLKNMHSALSMDNDWARAASMIIVVFSKKENDCLIKDREYYLFDTGMATAFIILRATELGLVAHPIAGYSPKKTREILGIPDEMNVITLVIVGKHSSQMTPLMNENQKEVEKERPERLTVDKFVFMNSYHD